A window of Pirellula sp. SH-Sr6A contains these coding sequences:
- a CDS encoding AAA family ATPase — protein sequence MLTECNAKGCGRPSVEEIFKENTDLPAKTSQLSDFRHALQAFVPNFTKKYVQTAEAFMSYLRYWKLKTNPFGAPQSFRDIFLAGSVEEALARGDFLVAQRKKLGLVVGPSGVGKSTLLQHLVHSRVFQTTNEHPCLLRLLGQTPFDLTCQALEQLDPDSPIGVGSIEQNVLRISDMVMSLRTVGHHTILVFDETSAITEAQLELFARLSRIPGVTSLLSLDEESLVDLPRWVIEQSDLRMDLPPWDLGLVAEYFELTISAVGGDPEIFDAQSITRIQELAEGIPRRIAQIADLALVSGAVRRKKQVNVEIVEDVCNEFTLTIGSNFPVFWDGQQLNA from the coding sequence ATGCTTACCGAGTGTAATGCGAAGGGGTGCGGCAGGCCATCGGTCGAAGAAATCTTCAAAGAAAATACAGATCTTCCCGCGAAAACTTCCCAGTTGTCAGATTTCCGTCATGCACTGCAAGCGTTCGTGCCGAACTTTACCAAAAAATACGTTCAAACCGCAGAGGCGTTCATGAGTTATCTCCGCTACTGGAAACTGAAGACGAATCCCTTCGGCGCTCCACAGTCCTTCCGCGATATTTTCTTGGCTGGTTCCGTCGAGGAAGCATTGGCCCGAGGAGACTTTTTAGTCGCTCAACGGAAAAAGCTGGGCCTAGTCGTGGGCCCGAGCGGTGTGGGTAAAAGCACACTGCTTCAGCATTTGGTGCACTCTCGTGTGTTTCAAACGACCAACGAGCACCCATGCCTGCTCCGATTGCTCGGGCAAACTCCCTTCGATCTCACCTGCCAAGCCCTTGAGCAACTTGACCCGGATAGCCCAATCGGTGTCGGTTCCATCGAGCAAAACGTGTTGCGCATTAGCGACATGGTGATGAGCTTGAGAACCGTTGGTCATCACACCATCCTCGTTTTCGACGAAACAAGCGCCATCACCGAGGCCCAACTCGAACTCTTTGCGAGGCTTTCCCGTATTCCTGGTGTGACCAGCCTTTTGAGCTTGGACGAAGAATCCCTGGTCGATCTGCCTCGATGGGTAATCGAGCAAAGCGATCTCCGGATGGACTTGCCCCCGTGGGATCTGGGACTGGTCGCTGAGTACTTTGAGTTAACCATCTCCGCTGTGGGAGGGGATCCCGAGATTTTCGATGCACAGTCGATCACTCGAATCCAAGAATTAGCAGAAGGAATACCACGTCGGATCGCTCAAATCGCCGACCTAGCGCTCGTTTCGGGGGCTGTAAGGCGAAAAAAGCAGGTCAACGTTGAAATTGTCGAGGATGTTTGTAACGAATTCACCCTAACGATCGGTTCGAATTTTCCGGTTTTCTGGGACGGTCAGCAATTGAATGCTTGA
- a CDS encoding ABC transporter permease subunit produces MIGPIFQRETATLPRRSRHYVSRVVFALMTFGIICTTWLLLAGIQPVQNPGDLARFGVLIFQLIAPFQLLVLMFTAALAGTTAVSHEKDKQTIILLLMTSLTNAEVVLGKVGAGLLASFNAFFASLPVLFMVLLLGGVSVEQVVACSWVTAAALFASATLGATIAFWREKTFQALAVTALLLAFWLGLGELVASGWISVLPARFAMLFSPLRAVLDICQPVATQAILEGANWNNAWWSGGVILGLGVLWLFISIVMLRVWNPSRERRPVSHASEFSEPDVAPEFLQGATTERVVKAWKSRAPRTVWNNPILWREMKTWAYGRKIVFVKAAYLLFAVVIGMGLYRMVDSGAALVSTTYQEELVPASVSLLAPFFVLSLILVNALAVNSITNERDGGALDLLLVTEITPANFLLGKMVGVLYVTREMVLAPLALCLFLWSQGGLTTENLLFTVVTLLVMNIFVAMLGIHCGMIYSQSRVAIGTSLGTVFFLFLGIAVCMLIMLMFRGSFGRQLAPFLFIILGGGTGLYLALGSRNPSPAITLSSFLLPFLTFFAITSFLLRDQEMTVFLTVAISYAFATAAMMVPALSEFDFALGRARTLDEE; encoded by the coding sequence ATGATCGGTCCCATATTTCAAAGAGAAACAGCGACGCTTCCTAGGCGGAGCCGTCACTATGTCAGCCGAGTGGTCTTCGCGCTGATGACCTTCGGCATCATTTGCACGACTTGGTTGCTGCTGGCTGGGATTCAGCCGGTTCAAAACCCGGGCGATCTCGCGCGCTTTGGCGTCCTCATCTTTCAGCTCATCGCACCCTTCCAGCTCCTAGTGCTTATGTTCACGGCGGCGCTGGCTGGGACGACGGCGGTCAGTCACGAAAAGGACAAACAGACGATCATCTTGTTGTTGATGACGTCTCTCACGAATGCGGAGGTGGTGCTGGGGAAAGTCGGCGCGGGACTCTTGGCGTCCTTCAACGCATTCTTCGCTTCTCTCCCAGTACTGTTTATGGTGCTGCTTCTCGGGGGTGTTTCGGTCGAGCAAGTCGTCGCGTGCAGTTGGGTAACCGCTGCAGCCTTGTTCGCCAGTGCGACGCTTGGAGCTACGATCGCTTTTTGGCGCGAGAAGACATTCCAAGCCCTTGCAGTGACCGCGCTTCTCCTCGCATTTTGGCTCGGCCTCGGGGAGCTTGTGGCATCAGGCTGGATTTCAGTCCTTCCCGCCCGGTTTGCCATGCTCTTCAGCCCGCTCCGCGCGGTGCTCGATATATGCCAGCCGGTTGCCACGCAAGCCATTCTGGAAGGGGCGAATTGGAACAATGCTTGGTGGTCCGGTGGGGTGATTCTCGGGCTAGGAGTTCTCTGGCTCTTTATCTCCATCGTCATGCTTCGCGTTTGGAACCCATCGCGTGAACGACGCCCTGTCAGTCATGCGTCTGAATTTTCGGAACCAGATGTTGCGCCAGAGTTTTTGCAAGGTGCAACGACGGAGCGTGTCGTGAAGGCTTGGAAGAGTCGAGCCCCTCGAACGGTCTGGAACAATCCGATCTTGTGGCGCGAAATGAAGACTTGGGCGTATGGCCGCAAGATCGTTTTTGTCAAAGCGGCGTACTTGCTGTTTGCCGTGGTGATCGGAATGGGCCTGTATCGCATGGTCGATAGCGGTGCCGCGTTGGTATCCACGACCTACCAAGAAGAATTGGTTCCCGCGTCGGTTTCGCTACTGGCTCCCTTCTTTGTATTGTCGCTCATCCTGGTCAACGCATTGGCAGTCAACTCGATTACGAACGAGCGGGACGGGGGAGCGCTAGACTTGCTCCTCGTCACCGAGATCACACCTGCCAACTTTCTTTTGGGGAAGATGGTGGGGGTGTTGTACGTGACGCGCGAGATGGTGCTCGCGCCGCTGGCTCTCTGCCTGTTCCTTTGGTCGCAGGGGGGGCTCACGACGGAGAATTTGTTGTTCACAGTCGTGACCTTGCTGGTCATGAATATATTTGTCGCAATGTTAGGGATTCATTGCGGGATGATTTATTCGCAGAGCCGCGTCGCCATTGGCACGAGCTTGGGGACCGTCTTTTTCCTTTTTCTCGGTATCGCGGTTTGCATGCTGATCATGCTGATGTTTCGCGGGTCGTTCGGGCGTCAGCTGGCGCCGTTCTTGTTCATTATTCTCGGAGGGGGGACAGGTCTGTATCTGGCTTTGGGATCGCGGAATCCATCACCAGCGATCACGCTCAGTTCGTTCCTGTTGCCGTTTTTGACGTTCTTCGCCATCACTAGTTTCTTGCTGCGCGATCAGGAGATGACGGTGTTTTTAACCGTCGCGATTTCTTATGCGTTCGCCACCGCAGCCATGATGGTCCCGGCGCTGAGTGAGTTTGATTTTGCGTTGGGACGTGCTAGGACGTTGGATGAAGAATAG
- a CDS encoding adenosine kinase, with protein MRPYHVCGLGNAIVDIFIEVTDAEFASLQFERGTMRLVEADEQKQLLDKLSTKEHELRLVSGGSVANSIIGLSQLGGRGAFIGCVGDDRYGLHYAEEFNDLKINIGNPIVVGEPTGTCLALITPDAERTMRTCLAVSSHLAAKHVDAGRIADSEWLFIEGYVFANPATGQHAIREAIQCAKASGTKIAITCSDAFVPQVFGEALHEALKSCDLFFCNAPEAMAVTQSTSSAAAFERLKQLVPHCVVTDGPHGAFVHYEGEETHVPAFACQPKDLTGAGDMFAGAFLYGVTHGYSPAIAARGANYMCMNVIGQVGARLATDAPTLWQEALEDYRADDVGG; from the coding sequence ATGCGTCCTTATCATGTCTGCGGTTTGGGAAACGCGATTGTCGATATTTTTATTGAAGTCACCGATGCAGAGTTCGCGTCTCTCCAGTTCGAGCGAGGTACCATGCGGCTCGTCGAAGCGGACGAGCAAAAGCAATTGCTCGACAAACTTTCCACCAAGGAACATGAGCTTCGATTGGTCAGCGGAGGCTCGGTAGCCAATTCGATCATCGGACTATCGCAATTGGGAGGACGAGGCGCCTTCATCGGCTGCGTCGGCGATGATCGATACGGTCTTCACTACGCCGAAGAGTTTAACGATCTAAAAATCAATATTGGCAACCCGATCGTCGTCGGCGAACCAACCGGCACCTGCCTTGCCCTCATCACCCCTGATGCCGAACGGACCATGCGTACGTGCTTGGCCGTCTCTAGCCACTTGGCCGCAAAACATGTCGACGCTGGACGTATCGCCGATTCAGAATGGCTCTTCATCGAAGGCTACGTGTTTGCCAACCCAGCAACCGGCCAACATGCCATCCGCGAAGCTATCCAATGCGCCAAAGCATCGGGAACCAAGATCGCGATCACTTGCTCGGATGCCTTCGTTCCACAAGTCTTCGGCGAGGCGTTGCATGAAGCTCTGAAGAGCTGCGACTTGTTCTTCTGCAATGCCCCCGAAGCGATGGCAGTCACGCAATCCACCAGCAGCGCGGCCGCGTTCGAACGGCTGAAACAATTGGTCCCCCACTGCGTGGTAACCGATGGCCCACACGGAGCCTTCGTCCACTACGAAGGAGAGGAAACGCACGTCCCCGCCTTCGCTTGCCAACCCAAAGATCTAACAGGAGCAGGGGACATGTTCGCCGGTGCGTTTTTGTATGGCGTAACCCACGGTTACTCCCCAGCCATCGCCGCTCGTGGAGCCAACTACATGTGCATGAACGTCATCGGCCAAGTCGGTGCGCGACTCGCAACCGATGCACCCACCCTTTGGCAAGAAGCCCTAGAAGACTATCGAGCTGACGACGTAGGGGGCTAA
- a CDS encoding cytidylyltransferase domain-containing protein: protein MAANTTDSYTSRAPYGRQTIALIDLAICDDTNTPDVTRIDGALRRLDGLTLLEWCVRRLAESTLIDTIAVTGPIQYRNRISQAGLCHARWIPSVHASPTERALEVAERFTAEWIVFASPLCPFTDPTLLDRLVSRGWANPEADFVGFMTPSQPSFSLQTLGLVGEMCAARALSKLRDANLHREPCDVPAVIRRNPELFQSKWIPLPEALSKGGLRFRLDSAADRDRAAFFLEAAGEDLCWQRLAQVAERIS, encoded by the coding sequence ATGGCTGCGAACACAACGGACTCCTACACGTCCCGCGCCCCTTATGGACGTCAGACGATCGCATTGATCGACTTGGCGATCTGTGATGACACGAACACACCCGATGTCACGCGCATCGATGGTGCATTGCGGCGATTGGATGGGCTGACTCTGCTGGAATGGTGCGTGCGGCGATTGGCCGAATCGACTCTTATCGACACCATCGCTGTCACCGGTCCGATTCAATATCGCAATCGTATTTCCCAAGCAGGCCTTTGCCATGCTCGCTGGATCCCTAGCGTCCATGCCAGCCCCACCGAAAGGGCGTTAGAGGTCGCCGAACGTTTCACCGCCGAGTGGATCGTTTTTGCGAGCCCCTTGTGCCCCTTCACCGACCCGACACTGCTGGATCGATTGGTGTCCCGAGGCTGGGCAAATCCTGAAGCGGACTTCGTCGGTTTCATGACTCCTTCTCAGCCGAGCTTCTCCCTCCAAACACTAGGGCTCGTCGGCGAAATGTGCGCTGCACGGGCCTTGAGCAAACTGCGAGACGCCAATTTGCATCGCGAACCATGCGATGTCCCTGCGGTCATTCGACGCAACCCGGAATTGTTCCAATCGAAGTGGATCCCCCTCCCAGAAGCCTTGTCCAAAGGCGGGCTTCGATTCCGACTCGATTCGGCCGCAGATCGCGACCGCGCGGCCTTCTTCCTCGAAGCCGCCGGCGAAGATCTCTGCTGGCAACGGCTCGCGCAGGTAGCCGAACGAATCTCTTAG